GGATACAATTCACTCCtgctccctgggatttgaacacacAACCTTTGTGCTGTTAGCACAACACTATACTTGATAAGCTACAAATTACGCAAATGCTAAATATACAGAACAAGCCCCTAACTCTgaatgtgtgaggcaacaatgctacccAATGTGCCATCATCCAGTTTTCTTTACAGCCCAGTTCTTCATTAGCGACCCTGTGATACTGACCCCAGTACTGAAGACCATCTGCTCTATTTTCTTATTGTATACGTTGATGGCTGATTGCTTGCGGGCGATCACAGCAGCGCATCTGTCGAATTCGGCCTCGCCGCGGGACAGCAGCTCATGCCGACGGGCATTCTCCTGCCGCAGCTCGCCGAGGTGGCGTTCCAGCAAGTCCAAGCGCAGTGCTGTCTCGCCGCTCTCCAGCTCCACCTGCGCCATCTCGTTCTCCAGCTGCGCCAGCTGTACCTCCTTCGGATGCACAGGTGCACACATGCGCATGCACGTTTGCGAAGAGGATCACGTAAACGTGCTAAAAGCCCCACATTGCAAAAGCCATCCCGCAAATGAAGCCCTTCCTCCAATCACAGATCACATGGATGTCTTCCATCTTCCAACTTCTCCTTGAAAACACGTGCCAGGAGACCTTAAAGACCTCTTCCCTAAACACCCACCTTCTCCCTCCTGTGGGCGGCCATTTTCTCAATCAGCCCGTGGGAGAACTTGGCAGCGTTGCCATGTATCTGCTGCTCCTGCATCTTGGCCATGAtcttctcctccagctcctgccgAATTGCAGACTCCTTCTCGACCTCCTTTCGGAGGGAAGCGGCTTCAGTTTGACGTGCGGCACATTCCTGTAGAAATGGAGATGGGGCGCGTTCAAGACAAGTTAGCATTCAGCGGTGCTCCCAGGGTTAagtaacatgttttatattaatTAGGAAACAGATCTCAAGGAAGCTGAGTTTCTTCACAGAGAAGTAGAAGAAGCAAAAAACTAGGTTGACCATTATATTCTAAATTGCATGAGTTAAAAAGGTATTTTATAATCTACATGTACAATACTCTGGTTGGAAAAAGATAATGGGGGGAACTTCACCCCTTCGTGGCGAGACAGAGTCTGCTCAGTGTCCTGCAGTGTGCGCGCATAGGTGCTATATTGGGCCTGCAGCGCCTCCTGCTGGGCATGGCTGTTGGCGATGAGTCGGCGGGTGGCGGCCTGGCCCATCTGCGTGCGACTCAGCAGTGCCGTCAGCAGCTCGTTCCGCTCCTCCTCCTGCGTAATGGATTTCTTGAAGCCCTCTATCTCTGTGTCCAGTGACTGCATGTGGTGACGAGTTATCCTGGACGGGACGGACATGCGTGCATGCATGACGCGCACTGATCCTGAAACCTGCTGTGTCAGGGCGTTCCGGGTAATCTGCAATCATCACATGCTTTGCAGACGGCGGGATGGACCCCCACCTCAGCTCCCGCTGCTTGGCGGCGTAGGCCTCGTCTCGCCGCTGCATGCCCACCAGGCTGCTGTTCCACTGCTGCACGAGCTGCTTTCGCTCCACCTCCAGGGAGTCGATCTCCATCTGGGCCTGGGTGACACAGGGCATATGAGGTCCTGGCACGAGGCCTTGGGGCGTTCATGGGCGGCTCAAAGGCTAATCTGTGCTTCCGGAGAAGAGCCGCGACCTCCAACAGGTAGAGGTAAGCAAACGGACCTCTGCAAGGACCTGCTTGGCAGCCTGGGTCTCCTTGGACTGGGTGCTGATCTGGAATTCATACAGCGTGATCTGCTCGGTCAGCTTCTCCACATGCTTGGTCAGCCGCTCCACATACAGGTCCTGAGGAAACAGAAGCAAACCGGAAAGATTTCAGTCACCCATATCCTGTCAAAACGAAACAAGAGGGCCAAAGCCAACCAGGCCGTCATGGGAGCGGCGGTGAGTGTTAACCCTACTTGCTTCTGCTTCTCCTCCTCCGCTTGCAGCTTCTCAGCTTGGGCCTTACGAGAGGCGTTCTTCATGGTGGTGAGGTCAGATCGCACGCCCTCGCTTACTTCCTGCATGTAGAAGAGGCGCAGGGCCAGGTTCTCCACCTCCGTCTGCAGCTGAGACACTGTGGACAAAGGTTGCCCAGGATGAAATTTTTCACAGTCATGGTTTCTGAAGTGTTGTAGGCGCTGCAACAGTGCATGCTGAAATGCACTTTCTCCTTACCATGCGACAAGGCTGCTGTCGCATTGTGGCCTCGCTCCCTCCTAATGTTTTGACCCCCTTTGGCCCTGCCTGTGGCCATCTTCCACATCTCTGCACCGTTAAAACTATCTAACAGTGCTGCCTCTCAACAACATCCAGCGTCTCAATACCAATTCATACTTTTTCGCATGTGTTTATGGTCCACGCACAGGCTGAGTAATGAAAATTTCACCATCAGAGGACTGTCGGCCCAGACCTTTATGGCCGGTGGACATCATACACGTTGATGTGTGTCAACCGTGCAAATGCAAGAAAAATGACTACGTggttccagtaggtggcagcactaCCTTTGACAGAGCAGAGCTCAATGAAAAAAAGTAGAATACAATAGAatttaattaatagattttttggTAATagtttacttgagggggcacaagtaacttagtaactcatttactactcaagaacgaatcatgaacaaatatagttctTGTCCTAGTTATGGTGAGCACTACATGAGCAGGTGTGGAGGTACCTGCATAACTATCATTTCGCACTGTCCAGACATTTTCACTGGGGTATGCGGGTATTTTCAAAGGCAACTCTATTCCAGCATTCTGAAAACTTGGCAATAAAACTCGCTGTGCACTTCAGCAGAACTTGCTTGTACCGTCAGGTTACAGCAATCAAACTGATCCACTAATTAATTACGGATTGACTGATGAAAATAAATCATTATGTACTGGGCTTCTACACTCATGGGTTTGCTGTATTTTATAGAAGCCTACTTCCGCCATATGAAGTAATAAAAAAATTCTGACTTATTAAATTGGATTTCTGACTTATTACCTTAGAATTCTGACCTATTAAGTCGCAGTTCTGACTCTGAATCTCAGAATTCATTCTCAGTAAGTCTcaattctgatttcacaattcagAGATGTGTATTTTTTCTCCTCCAGGTGGTGCACACGGTCTTCCGCGCTATTTCACTGTTTTAACAGCCTTATGTTACTCTCTCTGTGCCGCCTCACCCTGCACCCTCTGCTGGCCAGTCTTGTTAACAGCAGCACGGTAATGGCTGCGGATTTCCTCAAGCTGCTCCTGGGCGCATAGACGCTGCTTGGCTGCCTGTGCGTTGGCCTCGTGACGACCCTCCAGGGCGGCCTGCAACTGGGCCAACTGCTGCTGCACAGAGTACAGTTCCACGCCCAGCTCCTCTCGTTGAGCGCACTCCACTTGCTCCATGGCCAGCTGGGAAAGACGGAGTCAGAGGCTCACTTCTGGGAGAAAGAGCATGCAGCAACAAATGTGCAGTAACAGGGGTACAGGACACTGGGGTTTTCAACAAGACCATGAGACACATTCGTCTGACATGTATTTTTACATATAAAGTTGCTCCTTCAGATTTGTAAATTTAACATTCACAGTTTTGGTTAATTGCGAGTTGTCCACGAACAATTAAATGGGTAATATTTTTGGACTATGCGTAAGCCAAAAATATATACAATCCTGAAGCTAATTtggatcacaaaaaaaatcacatattaGTATCAGTGTTATTTGAAATTTGTTAGTGTATGTGCATATGAGGTCTTTAATATCAAAAATTATTTTcagtaacaaaaacaaaagaaccTTCACATCTTAGCTTGTGTTTGCCACGCAACTGTGTCTTGGCAACACGCTTCACTCACACGTGTGTTAGCTGTCTCTGTGACAGTGGAATCTCACGTTTCTCACAGTAACTTCTAAAGTTTTCAGTGTCattcattttgcatttttaataatgggCCAAAGTATTATTTGCAAATTTTCCACATTCGTTGGAAACTTCCACCCATAACCGTCACCAATGTGAAGGGGTgactgtatatccatccatccattttctctgCCCACTTAtcctatatataaacataaaacataaaatcCTTACTGCAGCTCAGTGGGGAGCACGATGACCTCACACCTTCATGGTTTTGACTATGGTTGTGTGGGTGATATTTGCACACCTTCCCGGTATTTACATGTTCCTTTCCATGTCCAGAAACGTAGCTGAATTAGAGACTACATTTTCCATAGAACTGGGGAGTTGCAGTGTCCTGCTGCACTGCTTCTGACAGGATCACAGTAAGCTTGCAGTCCCTCCCAGCAAAGATGGCACAAAGCAAAATTGATTGGTAATATATTTGCCTGTACAAAATATAACCAAAAACTCTTTGCAGAATTGCCTCTATGTGAATACATGGTGATTTCTGACTCTAGTGGGTGTATATAGTACATAACAATCTattatattaattttaaatgcacTGAAGATGTACAATTACGAGCTACCAGCTGGTGTAGTCAACCTTTTCTAGCAAATCCAGCATCGGCTTTTCAAGACACAGCTTCAGCTTCTCGGCGCACAGCTTCAGCTAGTTGTGAGTGGTGAGGGCCACATCAGCTGTTTATCTAGCATAGACCTCACTTTGAGGAGCATCACTGCTGCCCTTGGTCTCATAGCAGATAAAGAGCAAACAAAAGGAAGCAGACGATCTAACCTTTTCCCGGATCTCCATGTTCAGCCCGTCTAATTGCTTTTTTAGATGGTTCTTCAGCGCCGACTGGAATCTCCTCATTAGGGGCTGCAAACAGACACAGATGAGGCAACTGGGTCGTCACACTACTTTGTGGTTTAACTCCTTCATGCAAGAATCCAGGTGAATGAAAAAATAAGTCAGAGTGAAAGAGCAGTTACTGACATGTTCGGGGTCCAGAACTGCCAGCTCCTCGTGCTCCTCTTCCTCACCGCCATTAGGCTCTTCCCGCTCGCTGGCAGAGACGGGGATGGTGAGGTCCAAAGAGGCCTCAGGTGCAATGGGGACATCTGTTGTGTCTCCTGAAGGATGCATCAGTCATGTATCAATGGACTATAATCAGTTAATCAGCAGCAGTTTAAATTACAGACACTCCTCGGGTTACGATGGTCCATATTACGATATATTGACTTTACGATGGATATTCCAATTCCATTCTGCTTATCACTATTCTTAGCATGTTTAAGGCAGGCTATACGCTAGGCTATGATGTGTGATAGGTTAGGTGTGTTGTATTGACATGCATTTTCGCCTTTTGATAGGTTTAACTGAACGTAGCCCCATCGTAAACTGGGGAGAGGCTGTATATCACCTAGTGTTAGACTCACTTTATAAACATGTGATATGCCTAAACATCCATGCACGATTAAGGTGACAGGCAACAGCTGGAAATCCAGTGGTTGCATATAACACAAAGGGAGAGTTAACCAGTGAACAATGGTAATATGGCCTCTGTGCTAACCTGAGTAACTGGGAGTGATTAGTATGGCCCCCCTGCCATTGGAGTCACACTGTGCGAAGGGGTTTGTACTGTTGATTCCAGTCCCTCCCATCTCCGATTCTTCTTCTGGTCCATCCTGTCAAGCAGAACACAGTACATGTCACCTGTAAGGCTACAGCATGTGAACATCGTAAAATAATAACACCTTGCAATTCAATAATGCAAACTGACTGAAACAAACAGTGAATCCCCTTCCCCGATCACCCCTTCCTCCTTACCTCATGCAGGAGGGGCAGTGATATCCCAGAGCCGTCTGCTGTCTCCCCCAGATCACAAGCCAGTTCACCGTCCTTGTCATTCTGGGCTGCAAACACTTCCATCTCCTTTTCTTTTTCTCCATCTACTTCCATTGTAGGCTGGAACCTAGATCATTAATTTGCTGTCGAATCCAATACACTGCAGCCAATATGACAACATttaacgcccccccccaccccagaccaGGATAAAATAAATAGCAGTTAATTGCTCTCGATTTTTCACTGTCATTCTCCTCAGTATATCTTGTTATTTGGTGCTTAATCTGACCAAGATGACACAAAAAGGTCATTTTAATATATAGGTCTGGTTTGATGTAATTTCAAAATCaagataatgataataaaaagcAAACTATTATAAGGAAAAATTTCACCGAGTAAAACTGCAGAACTTGAATAAATACAaagcaatacaaaaaaaatcaattatttCAGTGCCGAGATTGTCTTTTATTTTTGGTGCAGTTTTGTCACTCCGCGGGATAATCGTTCAGTATGAGGTGATTTATCCATTAACGTAGCTAACCACTCACATATTTGATTGTAAAGACTGATTAGCTAAAATTACTTTATAAATAGCCCTGAAACCAAAAAGCTTGGATATTACCTTCGTTTGCCAGGCGTCCTTGTGTTGCTAAGAAACGGCGTAAACTTCCGGGATGGTGGCCGATATGTTGCAAATAGGCGGAAGCTTTGGTgtgattacagtttttctgaattgttaATGCAATAAACCCAGGGCTCAAGTTGGCATAGGAATCACGCGGATACCATCCgccctctggaaaaaaaaatgataacaACCAACTCCTGTAAACTGTTACGTGTATTTATCACTACTGACTatgggtacgtttcccaaatgCTCCCGTTAGCAACATACACAACTATAGAGCTGTATAGAGCTGTTTAGTTGCATGGTTCCAATTATGTCAGATGCTGAGGTTATTAGCGaatatgcttttgggaaacgccCTCTGTATCAGGAGTACTCAGCTTGCAGACTCTAAACGAAACACAATTTAATCCAGTCCGCATAATCGCCCCAACAAACCGGGGACAAATATGTTCGCTGCACCACCACTATCCTATTGAAATATTTTATCAGCTCAGCCTCTGACTGAAATACATTCACTGAACTTTAAACAATGTTCCCTAATCGGACACAAATTTCTGATCCATCGTTTCACCAAAGCCAGCTCTAAACACATTCTCTTTCACAAAAACATTTGGGCCACTTTATCCTACATAATTCTGAACATCCACCAGAAATATTGCACATAGCGACAACATTCCAAAGGTTTGTTCAGATCTGTTTCATAGGGAAACTATAATCCTACATGGTAGTGTAATCTCTTAATATATTGAATATATTGATAACTGATCATTTACTCTATAATTTAATATCTTATTCTATTAGTTGTGATCCCATACCCCACCCTTCaattttaacataaaataatttctTAAAATGTATTGTAACAAGTAGCCTGTACTTGTATACTTAAGCCACCTTAGTTAATACAAAAACTATATAAGATTTAGTCTGTAATACTTTTAATAATACAATTTCCATCAATCACTGTGTTTACACATTTGAATTTAACTACTGATCTGTATattactgaaataaataaaattaaaatgaattagCTTTACCCCTTTATGAAAATGTGTGGACAACTTAAAAAACAGTGAGCAGTGAGTCTTTTATAAGCGTTACATGAGACATCTATTAAATCAACTTCAGCATTTCTTGAAATGCCATTGACTCTAGCCGGCTTGGTGGAATTCCGCACTAAGAACATGACATGGAAAATCAGAACTGAAATGTGTTCCAGTAACTGTAACAGGTCTCCCTTGTCTGTTTCACCACTCATTTAATTTAACTGCATTTGTTTTTATTCACCTAACCTTTGAACATGGCGGCAATGTGCGATACTGCTGTCATCACCAATTATTCAGCTTGTGTATATAGCGTGCGTTTTCATAAAATTGCTTGATTGGCTAAAGACACAGTATACATTCTTTGACCGTATTTCATTGGCCAAAAAAGACACAGTATGGTCTCTTACTATTAATCGGCTATAACTCTGACCCTATATCAGAGTGTTAATGCACATAAGGCTCAGACTCCCAACATCCCAACAATGGACTGTTCTATCTGTTGCGGTCAGGGAAGCGCTTCCGCTCCCTGAAGGCCAACACAGAGAGACTGAGGAGGAGCTTCTACCCGCAGGCGATAAAGTCTCTCAACAACACACAAACATAGAACTAATACAACCTGTTAACGTCAATGGACACTATGGACACTCTCATGCACATCTACACTCACATCTGAACTCACATGGTCATGTTTACATCTGGACCCTTGCACAAAGTCACTTTAATAAGGCATCTTAAGACACTTTTTTTCATGCATACTTGCACACCATACTTCCTCCACCTAATTTCAATTTGAAAGAAAATTTCTATTGTACAgtatatttctatttttatttctattttatgcacagTACACTTCTATTTCTATTTTTACttctattttatgtacagtatacttctatttatatttttatttctatttctgTTCTAGTTAAGTTTTAATTTTTCTATCGTATTTCttctattcatatttatttcttaCGACAAGCTTAATTCTCTTTTAGGTCACTGGCGGTCGTGTAAGCATTTCACTACATATCGtactgtgtatgactgtgtatgtgacaaataaaatttgaatttgaatttgactCTGAGACATTCTGTCCCGGAACCACATTTGTTTTATGTAGGACAGACAACCAAAATCCGCGGTGGTCCAGGAAAATCCTGCACAGATGGCAACCCTTTTTGGCACTGTGGTGAACGTTGATGCAAAATGGCAAACACGCTGCAAAAGTCAAACACAACAACCACACAGTTGTCAGCGTTAACTCACAATGGCTTAAAATTATTCACACACAATATCACATAACATATAATACTAATATCATAGTCATTATTTCATTTCATATACAGTCTGCTGGGGTGCACGTATCTGCAAAGTAAAGGACTGAGAAATACCATTTTCTAGTCTTTTTCTGTCCACACATTGTCTACTTTATCAAACTATGAATGTACAGAGAATCTTTAAATTGGAGTCCATAGAAAGGCCTGATGAATACATATTCATGCATGAAGATGAAGGTGAAAATAAGAAGGAGAGATTGCAACGTAATTGGTCAATGTGCCTTTATGGAAGTTCCTGACCAGCTAAGAGTAGCTGGTTAgcttatttaaatttaaaagaatCCAACTAACCAGCTACAATAACAAAATACCTCCACATTGTTCTTTTTCCTCTTCTTTTCAGCGTTTTAGTCCCTGAATTCCAGACCCTTTAAACTGTTTAATTTTCTCGTCAATCTTGACAATTCATTGATTGAAAAATGATGCATTATCCTGATGTTTGATGGGCTCTGTGAGTGGCAGTCTCTTAAACTGATGCTGTTATTTCAAAAGGGTAAATAACTGTGATGTCAGAGAATGCAGCCACACGCGCTCTTTTGCACCCCCTAATCAAATGGTGCCCAGGGGATAAGCTATAAGGTGGGCTGGCCATGGGGCCATACAGCATTGAACATCGACTCATTTCTGGATGGTCTACACAATGTTTTGATTGAACATGAGTAGGAGACCCATGAGTAGGCAGAGCATTCTGTGTATGTTGTCATTTAGGACAATGTAAACTTTCTTTGTCCACTTGTGTTCCCTTGTCCACCACACCCTGTTATTCCCTTAATCCACTTCCCCTTTCACTCTGTTACACCCCAACCCTAGACTGGGGCTTGTAACATTCAGGACAATGTAGGCTTCCACCATAAGGCACGTATATGTAAGTGGTCTACAGCAATGATAACGAGCTTTTTATACATGTTTgccttccaccatactctcccTTCCTAAACCCCAgagaagattttttttcccagcatgccgtGGAAAGTCTATGGCTGAAACCTCTGTACTCGGGAAGATTTACTACAGTCAATGGATTCGGTGATGCTGTAGGTGTGAAATCTAGTCAAGGCTGGATTTGGCACAACACAGGATTCTGATCCTAGGAAGGGAGAACATTGGCCATGACACAGATGAAATCCTGTAGCCAGACCCTGCCTAGAGTCGTGCTGCTCAGGCAGAATGAATGACATCGCAGTTAATGACTTTACAGTTGCACTGCTCTGTCAGTACAGTAATGTGCTTTTCCTTTAGATTACTAGATATTTTGCCATAACTACTGCAGACAGACATACATGCACATTACAGCAGGCTAATGTATTGCATATGTAACCCCTTCTGTGTCAGTATTGATTTGGAACGTTCACTGAAGCATGAATAATTAATTACATCGGAGCGCTGTTTACATAGAACTTACCGCTGGCTTAATCTCCAAAACTGTGGGAGAGCCAAGCCGTTCTACCTGTGATACCTCTAGAGGTCAGTATTTAACCACTATTCCTTTAGTAAATGCGAAAAGCTGGCTTACACAGGAGTGCAAGTGGAAATAACAAAACGTCCACTGttacacatacagtatgtaaaCTGTCTTACTATGTTTTGAGTAGACATCGCTTAAATATGatgtagtttttttcttttggctgcTGGCTTCCAATTctttaaatacatat
The sequence above is a segment of the Brienomyrus brachyistius isolate T26 chromosome 5, BBRACH_0.4, whole genome shotgun sequence genome. Coding sequences within it:
- the ccdc40 gene encoding LOW QUALITY PROTEIN: coiled-coil domain-containing protein 40 (The sequence of the model RefSeq protein was modified relative to this genomic sequence to represent the inferred CDS: inserted 2 bases in 1 codon) translates to MEVDGEKEKEMEVFAAQNDKDGELACDLGETADGSGISLPLLHEDGPEEESEMGGTGINSTNPFAQCDSNGRGAILITPSYSGDTTDVPIAPEASLDLTIPVSASEREEPNGGEEEEHEELAVLDPEHPLMRRFQSALKNHLKKQLDGLNMEIREKLAMEQVECAQREELGVELYSVQQQLAQLQAALEGRHEANAQAAKQRLCAQEQLEEIRSHYRAAVNKTGQQRVQVSQLQTEVENLALRLFYMQEVSEGVRSDLTTMKNASRKAQAEKLQAEEEKQKQDLYVERLTKHVEKLTEQITLYEFQISTQSKETQAAKQVLAEAQMEIDSLEVERKQLVQQWNSSLVGMQRRDEAYAAKQRELRITRHHMQSLDTEIEGFKKSITQEEERNELLTALLSRTQMGQAATRRLIANSHAQQEALQAQYSTYARTLQDTEQTLSRHEGECAARQTEAASLRKEVEKESAIRQELEEKIMAKMQEQQIHGNAAKFSHGLIEKMAAHRREKEVQLAQLENEMAQVELESGETALRLDLLERHLGELRQENARRHELLSRGEAEFDRCAAVIARKQSAINVYNKKIEQMVFSTGHADLGPLEIRVSTLTKQLEEAAAGIVEQQQFWLRHQGELVRLTQEKQAQSAALLAQQTRLTIMQQRKVRTEGEIQQEQREQAELERHIKGLMADTVKLNTLLSRNSQLRQALEQGNALMESNFLHTLKEAERESVQMQMKLEEVQENKERLISRLVEAERQVMLWEKKIQLAKETRLAVDSEVGQGEIRQMKAEIHRMEVRYAHLMKQQERLVRDMEAAVAQREXAVAVRAAVRAKARRGQPTQIEFQGLLQGLRRKIQDTQKQTAECDGIIKSLQETQTNQGASFREKQQHLNQLQDTGASLAADLRRLQDSKEQNLARLVTLQGRAKQLRAVQEGRYTRLSASEEALQSAIQRQEERLHTISTILHRVRQDLPQHQGALHRLSLVLSFQLQGPQESA